GAGCAGTACCGGGCGCTGGCCGCGTCCCTGGCGGGGGCCGGGCCCGGACCGGCAGACGCGGACGGCCTCGCGGCGCTGCTCGCCGGGCTGTTGCGGGATGTGGCGGGGCCCGGCCGGCCCCGCGTCCTCGCCTATCTGGAGCTGCAGACCGAGGGGACGCGCCGGCCGTGGCTGGCCGCACTGCTGGATCCGATCGCCGCGGCGGACTTCGCCGCGCACGCGCACCTGTTGCGTGCGGCCGGACTGCCGGCCGGCGAGGAGCAGGCGAGGGCTCTGACCCTGGCCCTGCACGGCGCCATCCCCCACCTGCTGGCCGGAGCCCCGGCGACCCTCGCCGCCGCCGGCCTGGACGACCTCGACCGCTTCGCCCGCGAGGTGCTGGCCGCCGTATGCCACGGGACGGCGGCCCCGTGACCGCGCCCACCCGGCTCGACCGGGCGGTGGGGGCCGTCCTCGGGTCCGCCGCCGGTGACGCGCTCGGCGCGCCGTACGAGTTCGGGCCGGCGGGGCAGTTGAGCGCGCGCGGCGCGGAGATGCGCGGGGGCGGCGGCTGGGATCCGGGGGAGGCGACGGACGACACCCAGATGGCCGTCCTGGTCGCCGAGTCGCTGCTGGAGCGGGACGGCCTCGAACTCCCCGACGTCTTCGGCCGGTTCCAGCGGTGGGCGGCCGGGCAGCCCAAGGACATCGGCCTCCAGACGGAGGATGTGCTCACCAACGGCGAGCCCTGGGACCTCGCCGCGGCCCTGCACTTCCAGATGAACGCCCGGGCGGCCGGCAACGGTTCGCTGATGCGGGCGGCCGACTCGGCCGTGTACTTCTCCGCCGCCGGGCGGGAGGGGAGCATGGACGCCGCACGCCGGATCGCGGCGCTGACGCACGGCGACCGGGCGGCCTGGGAGGGCACCGCGATCCTGCACGATCTCGTCCGCGTCGCCCTGGACGGCGCCGATCCGCTGGCGGCCCTGCCGGCCACGCTCGACGCGGTGCACCCCGGCCACCGCGAACGGTACGGCCGGGTGCTCGCCCCCGACTGGCACCCGGGCCTGGCCACCGAGTTCAACGGGGCGGTGTGGCCCTGCCTGGGCTCGGCGGTGTGGGCGCTGCGGACCACCTGCGGTTTCGCGGAGGCGGTCCGGGCCGCAGTGGACCTGGGCGGTGACACGGACACGGTGGCCGCGGTGACGGGTGCGCTGGCCGGTGCCACGTACGGGCAGGACGCGGTCCCCACACACTGGACGGCTCCGCTGCACGTGCCGCTGCCCGGCTTCGGCGAGCGCGTCCTGTACGCGGACGATCTGCGCGCCCTGGCTCAGCGGCTCGTCGCGGCCGGGGAGTTGCGCGCCGGCTCCGGCTGAAGTTCCAGGCGTCGGCCGCGGAAGCCCGCGCGCAGCCGCCGGTCGTGCGTGACCACCACGAGGGTGCCTGCGAAGTGGACCAGGGCCGCCTCCAGTTCCTCCACGACGGCCGGGGCCAGGTGGTTCGTCGGTTCGTCCAGCAGGAGCAGGTCGAGGGGGCGCGCCACCAGCCGGGACAGCTCCAGCTTCCGGCGCTGGCCGGCCGAGAGGGCGTGGACCGGCCGGGTCAGGTCGGCGGGAGCCAGCAGGCCGAGCCCGGCGACGTACCGGTCGGCGTGTGCGCGACCGAACAGCTCGACGGCGGAGCGGAGTTCGCCTGCCCACGGGTCGTCCTGCCGCAGCAGCCCCACCCGCGCGGGTGCGCGTACGAGGCCGTGCGCGGGCTGCAGTTCTCCGGCGAGGAGGTGCAACAGGGTGGTCTTTCCGGCTCCGTTGGGGCCGGTGACCAGGAGCCGTTCCCCCGGGGCGAGTTCGAGGGTGAGGGGTGCGAGCCGTCCCGGGAGGGCCGCGCCCGCCAGTTCGACGGCCCCGGCGGCTCCGGCGGCTCCTTCGGCCCTGGCGGCTCCTTCGGTGAACCGGCCGGTGAAGGTGAGCGGCCGTGGTGGCGGCGGTACGGGATTCCCGTGCAGCCGGTGGAGCCGTTCGCGGGCTGTGCGGATACGGCTCGCGGCGCCGTGGGTGCGCGACCTGGCCCGGAAGGCGCCGGCGCCGCTGAAGCCGCGCGGCAGCTTGCGCGGGATCGCGGCGAACCGCCCGATGTTGGTCTCGGCGAGCCGTTCGGCGCTGCGCACCTCCTGGCGCCACTCCTCGTAGTCCCTTTCACGGCGGGCCCGTTCGGCGGCGCGGCCGGCCAGGAACCCGGCGTAGCCGTTGCCGAAGCGGCGCACCGTGCGGCGGTCGGCGTCGACCTCCAGGACGGCGGTCGTGACCCGGTCGAGGAAGTGCCGGTCGTGGGTGACGGCCACGAGGGTGCCGCGGCGGGCGCGCAGGTGCTCCTCCAGCCAGGCGACGGCCTCGTCGTCGAGGTCGTTGGTCGGCTCGTCGAGCAGCAGCAGTTCCGGCTCGGCGGCCAGGGCGGCCGCGAGGGCGAGCCGGGAGCGCTGCCCGCCGGAGAGGGTGCCGAGGCGGCGGTCGGCGTCGATGCCGGCGCGTTCTCCGAGGCGGCGCAGGGTGGCCGCGACCCGGCGTCGGGCGTCGCGCCCGCCGCGTGCCTCGTAGGCGGCGAGGAGGTCCGCGTAGGCGGTGAGCTCGTCGGGGCCGGCCCGGTGCAGGAGGGATTCGGCGGAGCGGATGCGGTGTTCGAGGGCGAGGAGGTCGGCGAGGGCGAGGTCGACGGCCTCGCCGACGCGGGCGCCCGGGGGAAGGTCGAGGGTCTGCCCGAGGTGTCCCGTGCCGCCAGGGGCGGTGACGGTGATCTCGCCGTGGTCGGGGTCTTCCCGTCCGGCGAGGAGCCGCAGGAGGGTGGATTTGCCGGAGCCGTTGTCGCCGACGACGCCGACCCGCTCGCCGGGCCGGACCGTGCAGGTGACCCGGTCCAGGACGACGCGGGTGTCGTAGGCCTTGGTGACCTCGGACAGGACGATCTGGGTCGAGGCGAGTGGAGCGCGCAAGGGCGGCGCCTTTCGTCGGGGGCGAATGGGCATCGAGACGATACGTCTCGTCTCGACATGCCGAGAGAGTAGGCCACGACCAGGGAGCTACGCAAGACGTTTCGTCTCGCCTACGGTGCCGCGGTGGGGAGCGGGTTACCCGACGGGTGCGCCCTGGCCCGCCAGGAGCCGGCCCTCGGCATACGCGAACGCGGCGGCGGGCAGCGCCGCTTCGCGGCCGCTGTGCAGGACGGTCAGGCTCCCCGTACGGGGCAGGGCGGGCTCGGCTACGGCGCCGATGCGGCGCAGCGCCTGGGTGGCGACGGGCTCGGCGGAGCCGTAGTAGACCAGCTCCGCTCCCCCGGTGCGCGCGGCGAGGGCGGCCCGGATGGGGCTCTCGGTCAGCTCGTAGTGGGTGCATCCGAGCACCACGCTGGTGACGTCGGCCGGAGTCAGGGCGGCCGCCGCGGCGACGGCCGCGGTCACCGCCGCGTCGTCGGCCGCCTCCACGGCGTCGGCCAGTCCGGGGCAGGGCACCTCGGTGACGCGGGCGCCTGTGGCGAAGTCGCGGATCAGCCCTCGCTGGTAGGGGCTGCCGGTGGTGGCGGGGGTGGCCCAGATGGCCACCCGGCCGCCGGAGGCCGCGGCGGGCTTGATCGCCGGGACGGTGCCGATGACCGGGATGTCCGGCTCCAGTTCCGCCCGCACGGCGTCCAGGGCGTGCACGGTGGCGGTGTTGCAGGCCACGATGAGCGCGTCGGGGCGGAGCGCGGCGGCGGCCCGGGCCACCGCGAGGGCCCGCCCGGTGAGGTCTTCGGGGGTCCGCGGGCCCCAGGGCATTCCGTCGGGGTCGGACGACAGGACGAGATCCGCGTCCGGCCGCAGCCGCCGCACCGCCGCGGCCGCCGCGAGGAGGCCGATTCCGGAGTCCATGAGCGCGATCTTCACCCGGCCACTTTAGTCGACCCCGACTCCGGCCCGACCCGGCACCGACCGGATCCCGCCGCACGCCACCGCCCTTCAACGGTCCCGGCATCGCCCGCCCCAGCCCTGTCAGAGCATCCGCCGCGTACCGCGCCCGCCCCCCGATGGCGCACCCCGCACACCGCCGACCGACCCCCGGCCCGCCCCGGAACCCGCCATCCGCCCCGCGCTACGCACCCCTGCCCAGCCCCCGCCTCACACACCCGTACACCCGCCGGGGGCAGCCGCAGCACGCGCCTCGCCCGTCCCCGCACGCCGCCGGCCTGGCGGGGCCCGGCCCGCCCGCGTCAGCCGCACGCGATGACACAGCCCGCGACCCACCCCGGGAGGGCCCCGCGCCCCGCGCTGCACGCCGCCGGGCCAGGCACCCCATCCCGTACACCGCCGCCCCAGCCCTGCCCGCAGGCGGCCCGGTTCGGCGGCCGGGGCCGCGTCCGGGCCCGGGAGGGCGCCGCACCGGGGCCGGGCGGTTGCGGGACAGGTCCCCGGCGGCCCGGCACACTGCCGCCATGGGCCTCATCACCGGCGCCACCGCCGCGTCCTACGCCTCCCTCGCCGCCTGGCTCTGGCTCACCCTCGCCCAGGGCATGTTCTGGCGCACCGACGTCCGGCTCCCGCCGCGCACCGCCCCCGCCCGCTGGCCGTCGGTCGCGATCGTCGTACCCGCCCGGGACGAGGCCGGGGTGCTGCCGCTGAGCCTGCCCTCGCTCATCGCCCAGGACTACCCCGGCGAAGCCGAGGTCATCCTGGTCGACGACGGCAGCACGGACGGCACCGGCGCCCTCGCGCTGCGGATCGCCGCCGAACAGCCGGGGCTTGCGCTCACCGTCATCTCCCCCGGCCCGCCCGCCCCCGGCTGGACGGGCAAGCTGTGGGCGCTGCGCCACGGCATCTCGCTCGCCCGCACCGCGCACGCCGGCGAGCCCGAGTTCCTGCTGCTCACCGACGCCGACATCGCACACGAACCCGACAGTCTGCGCGAACTGGTCTCGGCCGCGACCTCCGCCGGCCTCGACCTCGTCTCACAGATGGCCCGCCTGCGCGTCGCCGGCCTGTGGGAGCGCCTCGTCGTCCCGGCCTTCGTGTACTTCTTCGCCCAGCTCTACCCCTTCCGCCGGATCAACCGGCCCGGCGCGCGCACCGCCGCGGCCGCGGGCGGATGCGTACTGCTGCGCACCGAGGCCGCCGTACGGGCGGGCGTGCCCGACCGCATCCGCCAGGCCGTCATCGACGACGTCAGCCTGGCCCGCGCGGTGCAGGACTCCGGCGGCCGGATCTGGCTGGGGCTCGCGGAGCGGGTGGACAGCGTGCGCCCCTACCCGGCCCTCGCCGACCTGTGGCGGATGGTCTCGCGCAGCGCCTACGCGCAACTGCGCCACCAGCCCCTGCTGCTGGCGGGGACGGTCGCCGGGCTGGCGCTCGTCTACCTGGTGCCGCCGGCCGCCCTCCTGGCGGGCCTCGCCTCCGGACGGGCGCCGATGGCGTGGGCGGGGGGCCTGGCCTGGCTCCTGATGGCCGGCACCTACCTGCCGATGATCCGCTACTACCGCCAGCCCGCCGCACTCGCCGCGCTGCTTCCGTTCACGGCGCTGCTCTACCTCCTGATGACCGTCGACTCGGCGGTCCAGCACTACCGCGGGCGCGGGGCGTCGTGGAAGGGCCGCACCTATGCCCGCCCGAGCGACGCCTGACCCCGCGGGACGGCCGTCCGGACCCGCGTCATCCGAGGTCATCGCATTGTGACGCTACGTCAGCAAGAAGTCGGTGCAACGCACAACCAGCGGGTACGAGTTGGGCCAAGGCGGGATGGAAGTGGCGAAATCGTGCACGTGATCGCCAAGTGAAAGGTGTGGCTCTGACCTGCGAATATGCAGGTCAGCGCGGTGTTGACGGCGCCACGCTATGGACCCGGTGAATCCGTGGGCTTAACTTATGTCTCATGACCTCCCCCCGCTCCACTTATGGCGGCGGTTACTACTCCGCGCCCTCCTTCCCGGACACCCCCATCTACGACTCCCTCGTCGCCGAACGCGGCACTCCGCAGATCGCCCCGATCCGCGTCCCGGCCGCCTACGAGTCCCCGAGCGCGGGTTATTCGAGCGGTGGGTACCTGCCGGCCCTCCCGTCGGCCCTGCCCGCACTGCCGTCTGCCGCCCCTCAGCAGCAGACGTCGGGGTACGGGTACCCGTACCAGCAGCAGGCCGCTCCGCAGCCGATGCCGCTGCAGAACGCGCCCGCGCCCTACATCCCCCAGCAACAGCCGGTGGCCGCCCGGGCCGGGTACATGCCGCAGCCCCAGGCGCAGCAGCCCCGCCCGGCGGCCATGGCCAGCGGCTACGAGGCGATGCGCCCGGCCGCGCCGCGGCCCGTGCAGGTGCCGGCTCCGGTGGCGGGCGCCTCGTACGAGGACCCCTACGGCCGCCCCTACCAGGGGCGCGGCTACTGACCGGGCCCCTCACGCGCGCCGGGACGGCGGAGCGGGCTGGCAGGATGCCCCCATGTCGAAGTTGCACGTTCAGGCGCTCCACGTCCACCCCGTCAAGTCGGTAGCGGGGAGCGCTCCCGACGAGGTGGCCGTGGAGCCCTGGGGGCTGTCCGGGGACCGGCGGTGGGCCCTGGTCGACCCCGAGGGGACGGTCCTCACCCAACGCCGCCATCCCCGGCTGGCCTTGGCCTCGGCGCGCCCGGTGGGCGGCGGCCGGATCGCGCTGACCGCTGCGGACATGGCGGAGCTCGTCGTGGAGGTGCCCGAGCCCGGTCCGCTGGAGCCGGTGTCACTGTTCGGGAAGAAGGTCGAGACCGTGGTCGCGGCGAGGGTCGCGGCCGACTGGTTCAGCACGTTCCTCGGGGTTCCGGTTCGGCTGGTGCATCTGGACGATCCGGCCGTCCGCCGTCCCGTGGACCCGGACTACGCACTGCCGGGCGAGACGGTGAGCCTCGCCGACGGCCATCCGGTGCTGATCACCACGCTCGCCTCGCTGGACGCCCTGAACTCCCTGATCGCGGCGGGGGACCATCCCGATGAGGGCCCGCTGCCCATGAACCGCTTCCGCCCGAACATCGTCGTCTCGGGGGCCGAGGCCTGGGCGGAGGACGGCTGGCAGCGCCTCGCGATCGGCGACGCCCTCTTCCGCGGCGCGCGCGAGTGCGGCCGGTGCGTCATCACCACGACCGACCAGCGGACGGCGGAGCGGGGCAGGGAGCCGCTGAAGACGCTGGCCGCGCACCGGCGGATCGGCACGTCACTGGCCTTCGGGCGACTGCTGGTCCCGCTGCGGCCGGGCACCCTGCACGTCGGCGACGAGGTCCGCGTCCTCGCCTGACGGGCACGACGGGCGAGACAGGCGTGACGGTCCGCGTCCGGGTGGCGGCAGCGGCACCGGAATGACACCTTCGGGGGGCTCCGCCCCCAAGCTGGAACCAACCGGCGTGACCAGGCCGTTGGAGCAGTCGGAACAGGAGACAGGCGGAGACTGGCGCTAGTAGGGGGAGCCGGACCGTGCGGACAGCTTTGGGCGTGTGGCGATGGCGGCACAATCCGCTGCGCAGACCGACCGACCTCTTCGAGGCGTGGGTGGCGTTCGCGGCGCTGGTGTGCGTCGTGGTGGTGGCCCCGGCCGTCGGCTGGGTCGCGGGCCTGCGCGTGGACGGCACGCTCCAGCAGGCCGTGTACGAGCAGCGGCAGGAGCGCCATCTCGTCCCGGCCGTGGTGGTCAGGCCCGCCGCGGCTCTGGACGAGGAGGTGTCCGGCGACCCGTCGGTGCAGCGGACGGCACCGCGGCGTACGCAGATCGTGGCCTCGTGGACGGCCCCCGACGGCAGCAGCCACCAGGGCACGGTGCCGGCCGCGGAGGAACCACCGCTGCCCGGCGACCGGTTCCGCGTGTGGACCGACGCCCGTGGCCGGCTGGTGGGTCAGCCGCTGGACCCGTCCTCCGCCTCCTTCCACGCGGGGACGGCGGGTCTGGCCGCCGCTGCCGGGGTGGCCGTGTTGGCCGTGACGGTCCGTCGCCTGGTCGTACGCCGGCTCATGCATCGGCGGTACATACGGTTGGACCGGGCGTGGGCGGCGGCCGGACCGGACTGGGGACGGGCGGGCGCCGGTGGCTGAGCTGGCGGCCCATCGGCTCCGCGCGCGCTACGGTGGGGCGGCCGGACCGGTCGCTCCGGTGGCAGCAGTCACGCGAGCGGCCTCGGACATCAGCGGCTCCGGCCGCATCGGCAGCGCGAGCACGAGGGTGGGGGCACGACAGCACCATGGTTCAGGGCACGGTCCAGGTGACGCACGGCGGCGCTTCGCGGTGGCGGCGCCGCTCCGGTGAGTATCCGACGCTGACCGCCGCGCTCGCCGCCGCCGGCGACGGGGACGTGCTTTCCATCCCCCCGGGCACCTACCGGGAGAATCTGGTGCTGCACCACGCCGTCACCCTGCGCGGGCCGGAGGACGGCTCGGGTTCGGTGCGGATCGCGCCCCTCGACGGCGTGGCGCTGACCCTGCACGCCTCGGCCGTGGTGCATGACCTGTACCTGGAGGGCCAGGACCGGGCTGCGCCGGCGCTGCTGGTGGAGGACGGCTCGCCCGAGCTGACCGACCTGCGCGTGAGTACGCACTCGGCGGCCGGCATCGAGGTGCGCGGCCCCGGGGCCCGGCCGCTGGTGCGCCGCTGCACCGTCGAGAATCCGGCCGGCGTCGGGATCGCCGTACTGGACGGCGGCGGCGGGGTGTTCGAGGAGTGCGAGGTCGTGGCCTCGGGACAGACCGGGTTCTCGGTCCGCGGCGGAGGCCGGCCGCGTCTGGAGCGGTGCCGCATCCACCACTCCACCGGTGCCGGCATCGCGGTCACCGGAGAGGGCTCGGGCCTGGAGGCCCTGGGCTGTGAGGTCTACGAGGTCAGGGGCGCCGGGGTGCAGATCGCCGCGCGCGCCGCCGCCCGCCTCACCGACTGCGCGGTCCACCGGACCTCGGCCGACGGGGTCACCCTGGACACCGACGCCGTCCTCACCCTGGCCGGGTGCGACATCCACGACATCCCGGAGAACGCCGTCGACCTCCGGTCGCGTTCGGTGCTCACCCTCAGCCGCACCTCGGTGCGCCGCTTCGGGCGCAACGGCCTGTCCGTGTGGGACCCGGGCACCCGGGTGGATGCCGACTCCTGCGAGATCCACGACAGTACGGGCGACTATCCGGCGGTGTGGGTCAGCGACGGCGCCAGCGCCTCCCTGGACTCCTGCCGGGTCCACGATGTGCCGGACGCGCTGTTCGTCCTGGACCGCGGGTCGAGTGTCGACGTCACCGACAGCGACCTGTCCCAGGTCCGCAACACCGCGGTCTCGGTCAGCGACGGTGCCACGGCGCAGCTCGACGACTGCCGTGTCCGCGAAGCCGCCACCGGGGCGTGGTTCCGCGACCACGGCAGCGGCGGCACGCTCGCCGGCTGCACCATCGAGGCCGTACAGACCGGCGTGATCGTCACCAAGGGCGCCGATCCGACTTTGGAGCGCTGCACGGTCTCCTCCCCCGCCGAGGCCGGCTTCTACGTGTCGGCGGGCGGGCGCGGCACGTTCAAGGCCTGCCGGGTGACGGACAGTGCCGGCTTCGGCTTCCACATCCTCGACGGCTGCCGGACCACGCTGACGCGCTGTCACACGCAGCGGTGCTCCCGCGGCGGATACGAGTTTCCCGAGGACGGGCCCGTCGCCGAGGAGTGCACCTCCGACGGCTCCGGCCCGCGGTCGGCGGCGGCGTCGCCGCCGTCGGCATCGGCGTCGGCATCGGCGTCGGCGGCCCGGACGGCCCCGGGCGACGGCTTGACCGGGGCGCCGGGCGGCGTGCGTACGGTCACCGCGGCCCGCAGCCCTGCGGCGCAGCCGGCCCAGGCGGCCGCCGCGTCCGTGCCGCGGCCCGCGGATCCCGGGCCGGCCGGGGCCGCGGCTCCTGACGCCCGGCCGTCCGGAGCCGTGCTGGGGCAGCTCGACGCGCTGGTGGGCCTGGACAGCGTCAAACGCGAGGTGCGTGCCCTCACCGACATGATCGAGGTCGGCAGGCGGCGGCAGCAGGCGGGCCTCAAGGCCGCGT
This DNA window, taken from Streptomyces sp. TN58, encodes the following:
- a CDS encoding glycosyltransferase gives rise to the protein MGLITGATAASYASLAAWLWLTLAQGMFWRTDVRLPPRTAPARWPSVAIVVPARDEAGVLPLSLPSLIAQDYPGEAEVILVDDGSTDGTGALALRIAAEQPGLALTVISPGPPAPGWTGKLWALRHGISLARTAHAGEPEFLLLTDADIAHEPDSLRELVSAATSAGLDLVSQMARLRVAGLWERLVVPAFVYFFAQLYPFRRINRPGARTAAAAGGCVLLRTEAAVRAGVPDRIRQAVIDDVSLARAVQDSGGRIWLGLAERVDSVRPYPALADLWRMVSRSAYAQLRHQPLLLAGTVAGLALVYLVPPAALLAGLASGRAPMAWAGGLAWLLMAGTYLPMIRYYRQPAALAALLPFTALLYLLMTVDSAVQHYRGRGASWKGRTYARPSDA
- a CDS encoding TetR/AcrR family transcriptional regulator; translation: MNQDRRDRLRDAAVAVLAESGGRGLTHRAVDAAADVPTGTAKNYFPTRDALLRAVAERCLEQYRALAASLAGAGPGPADADGLAALLAGLLRDVAGPGRPRVLAYLELQTEGTRRPWLAALLDPIAAADFAAHAHLLRAAGLPAGEEQARALTLALHGAIPHLLAGAPATLAAAGLDDLDRFAREVLAAVCHGTAAP
- a CDS encoding DUF6643 family protein; the protein is MTSPRSTYGGGYYSAPSFPDTPIYDSLVAERGTPQIAPIRVPAAYESPSAGYSSGGYLPALPSALPALPSAAPQQQTSGYGYPYQQQAAPQPMPLQNAPAPYIPQQQPVAARAGYMPQPQAQQPRPAAMASGYEAMRPAAPRPVQVPAPVAGASYEDPYGRPYQGRGY
- a CDS encoding glutamate racemase — translated: MKIALMDSGIGLLAAAAAVRRLRPDADLVLSSDPDGMPWGPRTPEDLTGRALAVARAAAALRPDALIVACNTATVHALDAVRAELEPDIPVIGTVPAIKPAAASGGRVAIWATPATTGSPYQRGLIRDFATGARVTEVPCPGLADAVEAADDAAVTAAVAAAAALTPADVTSVVLGCTHYELTESPIRAALAARTGGAELVYYGSAEPVATQALRRIGAVAEPALPRTGSLTVLHSGREAALPAAAFAYAEGRLLAGQGAPVG
- a CDS encoding ADP-ribosylglycohydrolase family protein, giving the protein MPRDGGPVTAPTRLDRAVGAVLGSAAGDALGAPYEFGPAGQLSARGAEMRGGGGWDPGEATDDTQMAVLVAESLLERDGLELPDVFGRFQRWAAGQPKDIGLQTEDVLTNGEPWDLAAALHFQMNARAAGNGSLMRAADSAVYFSAAGREGSMDAARRIAALTHGDRAAWEGTAILHDLVRVALDGADPLAALPATLDAVHPGHRERYGRVLAPDWHPGLATEFNGAVWPCLGSAVWALRTTCGFAEAVRAAVDLGGDTDTVAAVTGALAGATYGQDAVPTHWTAPLHVPLPGFGERVLYADDLRALAQRLVAAGELRAGSG
- a CDS encoding right-handed parallel beta-helix repeat-containing protein, with product MVQGTVQVTHGGASRWRRRSGEYPTLTAALAAAGDGDVLSIPPGTYRENLVLHHAVTLRGPEDGSGSVRIAPLDGVALTLHASAVVHDLYLEGQDRAAPALLVEDGSPELTDLRVSTHSAAGIEVRGPGARPLVRRCTVENPAGVGIAVLDGGGGVFEECEVVASGQTGFSVRGGGRPRLERCRIHHSTGAGIAVTGEGSGLEALGCEVYEVRGAGVQIAARAAARLTDCAVHRTSADGVTLDTDAVLTLAGCDIHDIPENAVDLRSRSVLTLSRTSVRRFGRNGLSVWDPGTRVDADSCEIHDSTGDYPAVWVSDGASASLDSCRVHDVPDALFVLDRGSSVDVTDSDLSQVRNTAVSVSDGATAQLDDCRVREAATGAWFRDHGSGGTLAGCTIEAVQTGVIVTKGADPTLERCTVSSPAEAGFYVSAGGRGTFKACRVTDSAGFGFHILDGCRTTLTRCHTQRCSRGGYEFPEDGPVAEECTSDGSGPRSAAASPPSASASASASAARTAPGDGLTGAPGGVRTVTAARSPAAQPAQAAAASVPRPADPGPAGAAAPDARPSGAVLGQLDALVGLDSVKREVRALTDMIEVGRRRQQAGLKAASVRRHLVFTGSPGTGKTTVARLYGEILASLGVLERGHLVEVSRVDLVGEHIGSTAIRTQEAFDRARGGVLFIDEAYALAPEDSGRDFGREAIDTLVKLMEDHRDAVVVIVAGYTAEMERFLTVNPGVASRFSRTIAFGDYGPGELLRIVEQQAEEHEYRLGEGTAEALLAYFTELPKGPAFGNGRTARQTFESMVERHAGRVAQLSEPSTDELTLLFPADLPTLPAPC
- a CDS encoding ATP-binding cassette domain-containing protein; its protein translation is MPIRPRRKAPPLRAPLASTQIVLSEVTKAYDTRVVLDRVTCTVRPGERVGVVGDNGSGKSTLLRLLAGREDPDHGEITVTAPGGTGHLGQTLDLPPGARVGEAVDLALADLLALEHRIRSAESLLHRAGPDELTAYADLLAAYEARGGRDARRRVAATLRRLGERAGIDADRRLGTLSGGQRSRLALAAALAAEPELLLLDEPTNDLDDEAVAWLEEHLRARRGTLVAVTHDRHFLDRVTTAVLEVDADRRTVRRFGNGYAGFLAGRAAERARRERDYEEWRQEVRSAERLAETNIGRFAAIPRKLPRGFSGAGAFRARSRTHGAASRIRTARERLHRLHGNPVPPPPRPLTFTGRFTEGAARAEGAAGAAGAVELAGAALPGRLAPLTLELAPGERLLVTGPNGAGKTTLLHLLAGELQPAHGLVRAPARVGLLRQDDPWAGELRSAVELFGRAHADRYVAGLGLLAPADLTRPVHALSAGQRRKLELSRLVARPLDLLLLDEPTNHLAPAVVEELEAALVHFAGTLVVVTHDRRLRAGFRGRRLELQPEPARNSPAATSR
- a CDS encoding MOSC domain-containing protein, with protein sequence MSKLHVQALHVHPVKSVAGSAPDEVAVEPWGLSGDRRWALVDPEGTVLTQRRHPRLALASARPVGGGRIALTAADMAELVVEVPEPGPLEPVSLFGKKVETVVAARVAADWFSTFLGVPVRLVHLDDPAVRRPVDPDYALPGETVSLADGHPVLITTLASLDALNSLIAAGDHPDEGPLPMNRFRPNIVVSGAEAWAEDGWQRLAIGDALFRGARECGRCVITTTDQRTAERGREPLKTLAAHRRIGTSLAFGRLLVPLRPGTLHVGDEVRVLA